actatgctatgctgtactataatatactgtgctgtattatactgtgctgtactatactgtgctatactatactgtactatattatgctgtactatactgtactataatatactgtactatattatgctgtactatactgtgctgtactatactataatatactgtgctgtaatatactgtactctactgtactgtactatactatgctgtactatactgtactataatatactgtactctactgtactatactatactgtgctgtattatactgtactataatatactgtactatactttaatatactgtactaaactataatatactgtactctactgtgctgtactatactgtgccgtactataatatactgtagtatactatactgtactataatatactgcactgtactgtgctgtactataatatactgtgctgtactatactgtgccgtactataatatactgtactatactatactgtactataatatactgcactgtgctgtactataatgcccccctagcttaaacacccttaatgaccaggccactttttacacttctgacctacactactttaaccgtttattgctcggtcatgcaacttaccacccaaatgaattttacctccttttcttctcactaatagagctttcatttggtggtatttcattgctgctgacatttttactttttttgttattaatcgaaatttaacgatttttttgcaaaaaaatgaaatttttcactttcagttgtaaaattttgcaaaaaaaacgacatccatatataaatttttctctaaatttattgttctacatgtctttgataaaaaaaaggggcccacattccaaagagcacctttcggatttcttcggccattttttacagattttgatttcaaactacttaccacacatttgggcccatagaatgccagggcagtataactaccccacaagtgaccccattttggaaagaagacaccccaaggtattctgtgaggggcatggcgagttcctagaattttttattttttgtcgcaagttagcggaaaatgattattatatattttttttcttacaaagtctcatattccactaacttgtgacaaaaaataaaaacttccatgaactcactatgcccatcagcgaataccttggggtgtcttctttccaaaatggggtcacttgtggggtagttatactgccctgggattctaggggccctaatgtgtggtaagaagtttgaaatcaaaatctgtaaaaaatggccggtgaaatccgaaaggtgctctttggaatgtgggcccctttgcccacctaggctgcaaaaaagtgtcacacatctggtatccccgtactcaggagaagttgggaaatgtgttttggggtgtcattttacatatacccatgctgggtgagataaatatctcggtcaaatgccaactttgtataaaaaaatgggaaaagttgtcttttgccaagatatttctctcacccagcatgggtatatgtaaaaagacaccccaaaacacactgcccaacttctcctgagtacagggataccagatgtgtgacacttttttgcagcctaggtgggcaaaggggcccacattccaaagagcacctttcggatttcaccggccattttttacagattttgatttcaaaccacttatcacgcattcggcccctaaaatgccagggcagtataactaccccacaagtgaccccattttggaaagaagacaccccaaggtatttcgtgatgggcatagtgagttcatggaagtttttattttttgtcaaaagttagtggaatatgagactttgtaagaaaaaaaaaaaaaaaaaaaataatcattttccgctaacttgtgacaaaaaataaaaaattctaggaactcgccatgcccctcacagaataccttggtgtgtcttctttccaaaatggggtcacttgtggggtagttatactgccctggcattctaggggccctaatgtgtggtaagtaggtaaatgacctgtgaaatccgaaaggtgctctttggaatgtgggcccctttgcccacctaggctgcgaaaaagtgtcacacatgtggtatctcctactcaggagaagttggggaatgtgttttggggtgtctttttacatatactcatgctgggggagagaaatatctcggcaaaagacaacttttcccattttttatacaaagttggcatttgaccaagatatttatctcacccagcatgggtatatgtaaaacgacaccccaaaacacattgcccaacttctcctgagtacggcgataccagatgtgtgacacttttttgccgcctagatgcgcaaaggggcccacattccttttatgagggcatttttatacatttggatcccagacttcttctcacgctttagggcccctagaatgccagggcagtataaataccccacatgtgaccccattttggaaagaagacaccccaaggtattcaatgaggggcatggcgagttcatataattttttttttttttggcacaagttagcggaaatttatattttatttttttttctcacaaagtctccctttccgctaacttgggacaaaaatttcaatctttcatggactcaatatgcccctcacggaatacttgggggtgtcttctttccgaaatggggtcacatgtggggaatttatactgccctggcattctaggggccctaaagcgtgagaagaagtctggaatataaatgtctaaaaatttttacgcatttggattccgtgaggggtatggggagttcatgtgagattttattttttgacacaagttagtggaatatgagactttgtaagaaaaaaaaataaaattccgctaacttgggccaaaaaaatgtctgaatggagccttacagaggggtgatcaatgacaggggggtgatcaatgacaggggggtgatcagggagtctatatggggtgatcacccccctgtcattgatcacccccctgtaaggctccattcagatgcctgtatgtgttttgcggatccgatctatgtatccgtggatccgtaaaaaacatacggacatctgaatgcagccttacaggggggtgatcaatgacaggggggtgatcagggagtctatatggggtgatcacccccgtcattgatcactttcctgtaaggctccattcagacgtccgtatgtgttttgcggatccgatccatgtatcagtggatccgtaaaaatcatacggacgtctgaatggagccttacaggggggtgatcaatgacaggggggtaatcaatgacaggggggtgatcagggagtctatatgggttgatcaggggttaataaggggttaataagtgacaggggggggtgtagtgtagtgtagtgtttggtgctactttactgagctacctgtgtcctctagtggtcgatccaagcaaaagggaccaccagaggaccaggtatattagacgctgttatcaaaacagcgtctaatatacctgttaggggttaaaaaaatcgcatctccagcctgccagcgaatgattgccgctggcaggctggagatccactcgcttaccttccgatcctgtgaacgcgcgcgcctgtgtgcgcgcgttcacaggaaatctcgcgtctcgcgagaggacgcgtatatgcgtccaggaggaatgaatcaaccaccttcaggacgcgtcgctgcgttcggcggtccggaggtggataatatactgtactatactatatgtcctgtactataatatactgtactaaactatcctgtactataatatactgtgctatactatactatcctgtactatactatactgtgctatactatactgtgctatactatactgtactatactataatatactgtactataatatactgtgctatactatactatcctgtactatactatactgtgctatactataatatactgtactatactatactatcctatactatactatactgtgctgtactatactgaactatactgtgctgtactatactatactataatatactgtactatactatactgtgctatactatactgtactatactatactgtactatactatcctgtactataatatactgtactatactatcctgtactataatatactgtactataatatactgtactatactatcctgtactatactatgctgtactatactatcctgtactataatatactgtactatactatactgtgctatactatactgtactataatatactgtactatactatactgtactataatatactgtactataatatactgtactatactgtactataatatactgtactatactatcctgtactatactttactataatatactgtactattagaTACTTTACTGTGATGTACTATACTATCCTTATACTATGctttactgtactataatatactgtactatactgtactataatagacTGTACtatcctgtactataatatactgtactatacagtactattatatactatactgtgctgtactatactatcctATACTATGatttactgtactatactataatatactgtactatactatactgcactatactgtactatactataatatactgtactataatatactgtactatactgtactatcctgtactataatatactgtactatgcagtactctactgtactatactatcctgtactataatatactgtactatcctgtactataatatactgtactatactgtgctatactatactgtgctataatatactgtactatactatcctgcactataatatactgtactattatatactatactgtgctgtactatactatcctTATACTATgctttactgtaatataatatactgtactataatataatgttctatactatactgtactataatatactgtactatactatcctgtactataatatactgtactatactatgctatactgtactataatatactgtactattatttactatactgtactatactatactatgctttactgtactatactataatatactgtactatactatactgcactatactgtactatactataatatactgtactataatatactgtactatactgtactatcctgtactataatatactgtactatgcagtactctactgtactatactatcctgtactataatatactgtactatactgtgctatactatactgtgctataatatactgtactatactatcctgcactataatatactgtactattatatactatactgtgctgtactatactatcctTATACTATgctttactgtaatataatatactgtactataatataatgttctatactatactgtactataatatactgtactatactatcctgtactataatatactgtactatactatgctatactgtactattatttactatactgtactatactatactatgctttactgcactatactataatatactgtactatactgcactagtactatactataatatactgtactatactatactgtactgcactattatatactgtactatactgcactgcactatactataatatactgtaatatactgtactataatatactgtactatactataatatactgtactatactgcactatactatactgtgctatactatactgtactatactataatatactgtactatactataatatactgtactataatatactgtactatactgcactatactatactataatatactgtactatactatgctatactataatatactgtactatactatactgtgctatactatattgtgctatactataatatactgtactatactatgctataatatactgcattatactatactgcactatactataatatactatactatactgtactataatatactgtactataatatactatactattatatactgcactataatatactgtactatactgtactataatatactgcactaaactataatatactatactgtactatactatgctgtactataatatactgtactatactgcactatactatactttgCCGTATTGTACTGAGATTACGGAGGTGCAATGAGGGGGATTATAGGGGCAGTTTTCTCTACTTTTCTTACTCCCCAGAATGTTTCCGGGGGTCAGTAAAGCGGGGTCCACACTTCTGGGGGGCGGGGCCATACTCTGCCCCATTGTACCGGCACCCCCTCTGCTGCAGCCAGGAGCCCAGGAGAGAAGTCCTCTGTCATCTGCGGAGCCCTGACCACAAGACGCATCTCTGCTCCCTGAGAGCCCTGTACacacatgaggcggcatcactGCGGCGGGGAATGTGCGGGGACACGGAGCACTGGAGCCGGCAGGGAGCGGAGGACGCCGCCTGTGTTACCCTCCCGGGCTCTCCGCGGCTCCAGCTCCtccccgcagcgtccaagcagctTCCTGCGGCCCCACCTTGTGGGAAAGAGCCCTGGGATGGGGACGAGGGCCGGGAAGAGAGGGAACGAGCCCCCGCAGCGGAGCCATCGGGCCGGATCCAGCCGGATGTGCAGAACGGCAGGCAGAGCGGGAGGACTGTGGCGGAGATCCCGGGGCCTGCTCCGGCCTCCTCCGCCACAGACGGCGGCACACGGTGAGGGGGGATGTCCGGGAGGAGGAAGGCGCGGAGAAGGCGGCCTCTCCTGTCCGGTTCTAGCCGCTAAAGGGCTCTTCTCCCGGGCAGGGAAGCACAAGGGGAGAGCGGAGCTGCAGCCGGGCTGAGAGGGGTGAAGGCGGGGCCAGTGTCCAGTGTCAGCCAATAGACGCGCAGGAGGGCGGAGCTCGGCAGCCAATCACTGCGCAgcgctccacatataagaggcggcCCCGGCTCCGGCCTCAGTGTATTCTCCAGGAGAAGTCTTTGTGTTCTCCCCACGTCTCACACGATGGCAGAGACCGCGCCAGCagccgctcctcctcctcccgccgAAGCGGCCGCCAAGTCCAAGAAGCAGCCGAGGAAATCCGCCGCGGCAGCAAGGGGcgccaagaaaagcaagaggccgTCCGGTCCCAGCGTGTCCGAGCTCCTGGTCACAGCCGTGTCCGCCTCCAAGGAGCGCAGCGGGGTGTCTCTGGCCGCCCTGAAGAAGGCTCTGGCTGCCGGAGGATGCGATGTAGAGAAGAACAATAGCCGCATCAAGGTGGCCATCAGGGCTCTGGTCACCAAGGGGACCCTCACCCAGGTGAAGGGCAGCGGCGCCTCCGGCTCCTTCAAGCTCAACAagaagcagcaggagaccaaggaCAAGGCGGCGGCCAAGAAGAAGAAGCCGGCGGCGGCCAAGAAACCTGCAGCTACTGCGGCCAAGAAACCCGCTAAATCCCCGAAGAAGCCCAAGAAGGCTCCGGCCAAGAGCCCGAAAAAGGCGAAGAAACCAGCCGCGGCCAAGAAAGCAGCCAAGAGCCCCAAGAAGCCGAAGGCTGCCCCCAAGAAGCTGGCCAAGAGTCCGGCTAAGAAGGCGGCCAAACCAAAGGCTGCTGCCAAGAGTCCGGCTAAGAAAGCGGCGAAAGCCAAGAAGAGCGCGGCCAAGAAGTAACCGGCGCCGCCCGCACCTCTCccccaaaggctcttctcagagccgccaCCTCCTCCTCAGACGAGCTCCACTCCGCCCTTCTGCCCTCGTTCTCCGCTCACAGCGGGCGGGGGCTCCGGCTCCTCTGCGGGCAGGAATAGGGGGCGGGTTAACCCTGTcagcgccgctctcttcagtctaTCAGCGCCTCGGTGCTCGGCT
The sequence above is a segment of the Bufo bufo chromosome 4, aBufBuf1.1, whole genome shotgun sequence genome. Coding sequences within it:
- the LOC120997588 gene encoding histone H1A-like, which codes for MAETAPAAAPPPPAEAAAKSKKQPRKSAAAARGAKKSKRPSGPSVSELLVTAVSASKERSGVSLAALKKALAAGGCDVEKNNSRIKVAIRALVTKGTLTQVKGSGASGSFKLNKKQQETKDKAAAKKKKPAAAKKPAATAAKKPAKSPKKPKKAPAKSPKKAKKPAAAKKAAKSPKKPKAAPKKLAKSPAKKAAKPKAAAKSPAKKAAKAKKSAAKK